The genomic interval AGATACTGCTCGGCAATCGCGAGAGTTTTCGCTATCAGCAGAATATGGCGAGCCTGCAGGAAAACAGTCGGCTGGCCAGCTTCATCATCGAAAACGTGATCGCCCATGCCGGTTTTCGCGCGGATCTTGGAGCCGAGCCGTTCCGGCGCGGCACCTCCAACGGCACACACAAGGCGGACTATGTCGATCGCGCGGTGGTCGCGGGCGTCGATGGAGGCGGCGGCAAGAGCGATGTGCTGCGGCTGCGTTTCGAAGCCGCAGGTGGCGTTCACGATTGTCAGGGCCGCGAGATCGGGGAGGCCGGGAGCAGCCCTCTGATCGAGTCGGCCGATATGGAGCTGTATGTCAACGATCAGGACACGCTGCTCTGTGCCGACTATAGCGGCAAGGGCTCCAAGATCTCCCAGCCGATCATCGAGCAGGTCCAGCGATTCAACGTGGTCTACGGGGTCGACACCTCCGGCGACGGATCCGCAGACACATATGTGGACGCACCGACGGCCGCCAATGGCGCCGGTGTGGTCAGCCTGCGGATACAGCTGCTGCTGCGTAGCGAAGCCAACGTGCTGCCGAGTCCGGTAACGCGAACCTATCCGTTTGCCGACGGTAGCTCGTTCACGACATCCAGCACCGACCGCCACGCCTACCAGTTCATCGACCAGATGGTCGCACTTCGAAATCGACTACCATGAACCGAATTCCGCCTCGCATGCCTTGCCACGCTCCGCGCGGTTTCGTGCTGATCACCAGCCTCATCT from Salinisphaera sp. T31B1 carries:
- a CDS encoding PilW family protein, which codes for MSPYPTTRHRHSGFSLVELMVAMVIALILLAGILQILLGNRESFRYQQNMASLQENSRLASFIIENVIAHAGFRADLGAEPFRRGTSNGTHKADYVDRAVVAGVDGGGGKSDVLRLRFEAAGGVHDCQGREIGEAGSSPLIESADMELYVNDQDTLLCADYSGKGSKISQPIIEQVQRFNVVYGVDTSGDGSADTYVDAPTAANGAGVVSLRIQLLLRSEANVLPSPVTRTYPFADGSSFTTSSTDRHAYQFIDQMVALRNRLP